A portion of the Methanomassiliicoccus sp. genome contains these proteins:
- a CDS encoding TIR domain-containing protein, whose amino-acid sequence MARKAFFSFHFERDIWRVCQIRNSWVTKPTIDEAGYMDAASWEAVKKSGDDAIRRWINNQLDGTSVTVVLFGKETYSRDWVRYEIERSIQKGNGFLAIDLNGLKDQYGNIDPPGTNPFYYFRDPRSVKNHWYLFIQRIIGNLRMVTIIFETGLKRQHGLRDDKSL is encoded by the coding sequence ATGGCAAGGAAAGCATTCTTTAGCTTCCATTTTGAGCGCGACATATGGAGAGTATGTCAAATTCGAAATTCATGGGTCACCAAACCGACGATTGATGAAGCCGGATATATGGATGCAGCATCTTGGGAGGCGGTGAAAAAATCAGGTGACGATGCAATTAGACGTTGGATTAATAATCAGCTTGATGGTACATCCGTCACCGTTGTGTTATTCGGTAAGGAAACATATTCTCGGGACTGGGTCAGGTATGAAATCGAGCGGAGCATTCAGAAAGGAAATGGATTCCTTGCGATAGATCTTAATGGTTTGAAAGACCAATATGGAAATATAGATCCGCCTGGAACGAATCCATTTTATTATTTTCGCGACCCAAGGAGCGTAAAAAATCACTGGTATCTGTTTATCCAACGCATTATCGGTAACTTGAGGATGGTTACAATAATATTTGAAACTGGATTGAAAAGGCAGCATGGCTTGCGGGACGATAAGAGCCTTTAA